The genomic stretch AACTGGCAGTACCAATTGAGAGAGCAAACAGAACTAGAATAATGGTTAACAGGGTAATAAACAGCGTCACAAGACGAATGTTATTTATCGAAGAAATATTTCCTTTTTGTTCTGCCATTCCGATTTCTCACTTTCACTACAAGATGCTGAACACTTCCACTATCTCAACAGCAGAAGCACGTATAGCTTTGCGCCATTTAGTACTCCCTGACATACACCGGACCACTGCCACATCAGCGTCCGGCAAGGCAACAAACGTCACACTAAAGCACAAAACAAAACGACATTTTATTTTAATTGTATTGTTGTTTCTTTAAAAAAGAAAAACCGTGACGACTGTAGCATGCTCTATTGATAAGTGGTAACCAGAAACGTTCAAGTTCCTTTTTTATGATGAAGTCATCATATATCAGGCGGGGATATCCACCGAAAATTAGCCCTTGCAGGCGAAAAACACAGAAGATGGCAAACGAGGGTTTGCAGCCCATACGCTGATAGCCTGACGGTAACTGACAGGCAGAAGCAAGCTGCGCAAGGTTCGTTGCCCGACTGTACTTCCTGGGAAAACGGTATGATTTACCGTGATGAATAATCGCACAACGCGTCAAAGCCCAGTGCAAAATCAATAAAGCTATTCAGAGCAGGAGAGTTCAACTTACGCCCAGGATAAATCAAATAGAGATCGTTGGTATCAGCCTGCCATTCCGACAAAAGACAAACCAACTCACCGCTATCTATCTGCTCACGGCACAAAAATGCTGGTAACAACGTAATTCCACCATCCGCCAGTACACAAGCACGCGCATACAGCAGATTGTCAGTGATGTGTGATTGCGGCAACCGCCAGAGAAAATACTCCGCTTCACGGCGAAATCCCCATTCTGGCCAGGCGCGGTGCGCAATGCATCGGTGCGCTTGCAGTTCACGCGGGTGTGTAATCGGCGGCAATGCCGCCAGATAGGCATCGGAAGCAACCAGATAATGTGGCACCTGTCCCAGAGAACGACCAATCAGGGAAGAATCCTGCGGTTTGCCGGTACGCAACGCGGCATCAAACCCTTCGTCCACCAGATCAATGACCCGATCGGCCACTACGATCTCCAGTGACACCGCCGGAAAGCGAGACTGAAACTCGGCGGTCAAACGCGCCAACAAGGTTGCGCCTAATCCGGCCGGACTGGTTATTCGCAAACGCCCACTGGGTTTATCGCGTAAGTGTTGCATCGCCATCTCAGCGCGCTCGCTCGCCTGACGCATCTCCTGACAATGCACCAGATAGCGTTCACCTGCAAAGGTGAGGTTCAGCTTGCGAGTCGTTCGATTGAACAACCGCAACCCCAGAGACTGCTCTAATTGACTGACGCGTAAACTGAGACTCGACTTAGCCATACCAGCCTGTCTGGCCGCCTCGGTAAAACTGCCGCATTCCGCCACCAGGGCGAACAGCGCCATATCCTGCAATTGTCTGAACATGATTGTTCTTCTCAGTCGAACACGTCGTTAGTGATTGTCCATCTTATCAGTACTATCGACAGGTTCTACACTGTCGTTACATCCAACACGCAACGATGGAAACATTGATCATGACAGTAAAAGCAATCGCCGTTGACCCCAGTTCTCCTGATAATTTCGTAGAAATTACGGCTGAATTACCACAGCCCGGTGAGCATGACCTGCTGGTAGCCGTAAAAGCGGTGTCGGTTAATCCGGTGGATACCAAAGTACACGCAGGATTACGCCGAAACGGTCTGCAACACCCACGTATTCTTGGCTGGGATGCCAGTGGTGTCGTGATAAAAACCGGCTCAGGTGTCAGTAACTTCAACGTCGGAGATGAAGTCTGGTACGCCGGTGATATCACGCGCCCGGGCAGCAACAGCACCCATCAGTTAGTCGATGCCCGCATCGCCGCACACAAGCCCGCGTCACTGAACTGGGCTGAAGCCGCCGCCTTGCCGCTGACAGCACTGACCGCCTGGGAAGGGCTATTTGAGCATCTGAACATTCAGAATGCAGCTAAAGGTAAAACGCTGTTGATTATCGGCGGCGCTGGCGGCGTCGGCTCACTGGCGATTTCACT from Dickeya zeae NCPPB 2538 encodes the following:
- a CDS encoding LysR family transcriptional regulator; the encoded protein is MFRQLQDMALFALVAECGSFTEAARQAGMAKSSLSLRVSQLEQSLGLRLFNRTTRKLNLTFAGERYLVHCQEMRQASERAEMAMQHLRDKPSGRLRITSPAGLGATLLARLTAEFQSRFPAVSLEIVVADRVIDLVDEGFDAALRTGKPQDSSLIGRSLGQVPHYLVASDAYLAALPPITHPRELQAHRCIAHRAWPEWGFRREAEYFLWRLPQSHITDNLLYARACVLADGGITLLPAFLCREQIDSGELVCLLSEWQADTNDLYLIYPGRKLNSPALNSFIDFALGFDALCDYSSR